From Hallerella porci:
CAAGGTCGTTTGATGAAGCAACTTCGCCAAGTGAATGGCGCAATTTCTCTCCAATCGCTTCAAACAGGCTCTTACATTATCCGCGTTCAATCGGCATCCGCCAACTGGACAAAGCGCATCGCACTCCGCTAAATTTACCCAACAAAGAGAGAAAGGGCTCCCGCTTCGGCGGGGGCTTTTTTTAATGAGGAATGAGCGCGCGGGTTTTGAGAACTTAGAGCTTAGAACTTTGATCTTAGAAACTCTAATCTCTAAACTCTAAGTTCTAAGATCTCATTCAGACCTGCAAGAAGGCATTTTACTCGCCAAATGGGGCCATTCACTTTTGCAAGATGCCATTTTACCCGCCAAATGTGTCCATACACTTTTGCAAGGTGGCATTTTCCCCACCAAATGCGTCCATTCACTTTTGCAAGGTGCCGTTTTACCCACCAAATGGGTCATTGCACTTTTGCGAGATGCCATTTTACCCACCAAATGTGTCCATTCACTTTTGCAAGATGCCATTTTTCCCACCAAATGTATCCTTGCACTTCTGCAAGAAGCCATTTTCCCCGCCAAATGGGTCATTGCACTTTTGCAAGGTGGCATTTTCCCCACCAAATGGGTCATTGCACTTTTGCAAGGTGGCATTTTCCCCGCCAAATGGGTCATTGCACTTTTGCAAGGTGGCATTTTCCCCGCCAAATGGGTCATTGCACTTTTGCAAGGTGGCATTTTACCCACCAAATGTGTCATTGCACTTTTACAAGGTGCCATTTTATCCGCCAAATGGGTCCATTCACTTTTGAAAGGTGGCATTTTCCCCGCCAAATGTGTCATTGCACTTTTGCAAGATGGCATTTTCCCCGCCAAATGGGTCCATTCACTTCTGCAAGGTGGCATTTTCCCCACCAAATGCGTCCATTCACTTTTGCAAGGTGGCATTTTACTCACCAAATGTGTCCTTGCACTTTTGAATGGTGCAGTTTTGCCCGCCAAATGTGTCCTTGCACTTTTGCAAGATGCCATTTTCCCCACCAAATGTATCCTTGCACTTCTGCAAGGTGGCATTATCCCCGCCAAATGTGTCATTGCACTTTTGCAAGATGCCATTTTCCCCACCAAATGTGTCATTGCACTTTTGCAAGGTGGCGTTTTACCCGCCAAATGGGTCCATGCAATTCTGCGGTTAAATTCCCTGACCCCTGACCACTGATCACTGCCCACTAACCACTAACTCCTCATTCCTAATTTTAGCAGTTTTTCTTCTTGTTCAAAAATGGGCGGGCGATTTTTGGCGGCGAGGTCGTTGCGGCGGCCGTAAATGTAATCCGTCATTTCAGCGAGAGTGTAGAGACGGTTAAAGTAAGCGATATTGGGGCCGGGGCAAATGGCGACGGGGGCGGTGGATTTTTCTAAACCGAGAGCGATGAGCGCAGAATTGCCGAGTTCGTGGCAAATGCAACTTTTTTCGTAAACGCGGGCGATTTGCTGCTTTTTTTCTTCTTCGGACAAATCCGATTTCAAAATCGCAGCCACTTTCTGCTTTTGATATTCGCGGCTTGCAGTGCAAATGACGCGGTCTGTAAATTCCGTATTATTTTGCAGAAATCCTTTGACGCAAATGGAGCCCGGATGACCTTCGCAAATTCTTTGCTTGCGGGCACATTCCGCGCTACTTGTCCGCAGATTGCTAAACGGAACGCCGAGCGGAGACGCATGACTAATCCAAAAATCTTCTTCGGTCGCCGCCGCTAATTTTTTCCGCGTTTCGTCATCGACGAGAGTCGCTTCGGGGACGAGCAAAAAAGGCGTTCCCCAACCGCAGCGATTCATCCCAAAATCGCGCATCAGCATTTCGGATTCTGCGTAATTTCCAACGCCGCCTTGGACGCTGAATTGCGGCGTAAACGGAATTAAACGATTAACGTCCAATCCATTTGCCGCATAATATTTTTGCACGGCTCCTAAAAATTGCGAACCCAAACTTTCTTTCTTTTGTTTAATTTCACCGAGAATTTTCGGGAGAGTTTCGCCCGGCGAAGGGAAAAGATGCCCGCCGCAGTTCATTCCAGATTCGACGCGGAATTCGCTCACTTCTAAACCTTTCCGCGCGAGAAATTTTCCTTGAATCATCGCTGAACGAAAATCGGAAATTTTCAAAACAATTTTTTTGTCAAATCCGCCGTTTTGATTGCGGTAAAAACACGGATATTTTTCCATTTCCGAAAAAAGCGACTGATTGATTCCCGCGCTGAGAACGAGATGTGTATTGCCGCACAGTGTGGATTCTGCGTAACCGCGAAGCGCTTCTTTGGCGTCGTCAAATCCGGGGCGGTCGAGCTTCACCATAATATTTACGTCGATTGAACCGACGCACATCGCTGCGGTTAAATTTTTTTCTTCGGCGGAGCGTTCCAAACCCGCGGGCATTTTTTGCCAAGCCAAATAACGAATCCGCAGCGGATCATCCGTCGGAAGCATTTGAAAATAACGGTCTTTTTCGGAATTTCCATTCAAATTTTCGGCTTGAATGCGGGCAAAATTTTGCTGAACCAAAATATTTATCAAATTCAGATAACGGCGGATGCGTTCTGCGCGGGCGTGTTCTGTTTTCGGTAAAACTTTTTCGTAGGGAAGGGAAAATTTTTGGGCGTAAAAAATTCCCATTTGCTCGATGAGCTTATCATCGACTAAAGAAATAACGGAATCGATTCCAAAATGCGCAATGCGTAACGGCGAATCATTGGTAAAACCGGTTCCCATGACAGGAACATAAAAACGATGAGCCATGGGTAAAAACTATAAAATTCGCATTCAAAAAGACAATGAAAAAGCCTTCCGTTGTAAATCTTTACAATGAAAAAAAGGAAACATTTCGGCGTTTACGCAGAGGAAAAATTAACTTGGGAAAAAATTGACTCAAAAGGAGACTTTATGCAGAATCCGTTTTGGAAAATGGCAAAGCTGAGCGCTGTCGCCGCACTGGGAATGTTCACGGCGAACGCATTTGCCGTGGATGCTTGCAAAGACGATATGGGACATGTAGGGAGCGGTCACGTGGTAAGCGGGAATCGAACGGGTTCTATTTCGGGAACGCAGTGGGGTTATGAACAATGGTCCGCGGGCGGTTCGAATTCGATGACCTATTATGATAATGGCACATTCAAAGCGGAATGGACGAATAACGACGACTATTTAGCGCGCGTCGGCTTCCGCTACGGCGATAACGGTCCCGGAGTCGATCACACGACAAAGCATTACACTGTCGATTATAAATACACCAAAACGGGAAAAGCTTCTTACGGTTACATCGGCGTTTACGGCTGGACGGTCAATCCGCAAGTCGAATATTATATCGTCGACGACTGGTATAGTCAACCGAATGAAAATTATGTCGGCAAAAAATTCGGTGAAATTACAGTCGATGGCGCAACTTATACGGTGCACGCCTTCTTGCGCCAGCAAGAAGCTTCGAAAACGGGAACTTCTACATTCTTGCAAATTTTTAGCATTCGCAAAACGCCGCGTCAATGCGGACATATCGATATTTCGGCGCATTTCAAAAAGTGGGATGAACTTTTCACGGGTCAAACCGCAGAATTGAAAGGTTCAAAAGGCGGCGGATCGACGACGTTAAAATTCGGTAAAGTGACGGAAGTCATGCTCATGAACGAAGCGGGCGGAAACGCTACGGGAACTGTCGATTATACCTATTTTGCGATGAGCGATAACGGCGAATCTTCAGAAGTAACGCCTGTAGAACCGGTCAAAGAAATTGAACGTCGCCCATTCCAAGGGGTAAAAGCAAAAATTCCGGGAGTCATCGAAGCGGAAAATTTTGATGAAGGCAATAACGAAGTTTCGTATTACGATGACAGTGAAACGGTTGAAGAAGGCGCAAATACCGAATACCGCGGCGAAAATTACTTCGTCGATATCGTGGGAACGGGCGACGGTTACGCGGTCGGTTATACGACTGCGGGCGAATGGTTAGAATATACCGTCGATATTGCGGCTGCAGGCGAATATACTGCAGAAGCATTACTCGTGAACGGTGCGACGGATGGAAGCATTTCCATTTCGGTTGATGGCGAAAAAGCGGGCGAAATTGCGTTTACCAAATCCGCAGATGAAAAATGGGAAACATACGCTCCGGCATCGGGCAAAGTAAAATTGCCGGCGGGCGAGCACATTATCCGCGTTACATTCGAAGATGGTTATTCGAATTTGGATAAAATCACCTTTAAGGCATTGGACGATACGGGAATTCATTCTTCTTTGCGGCTTCAAACGGCTGCGGGCACTTATCAAGTTTTCGATATGCAAGGTCGCATTCTCGGAAGCATTCAAGTTTCTGCGGGCTCTTCGCTCAGCGATGCGCTGCGCGCCCGTTTCCAAAACGCAGGCGCGTTTTTGGTGAAACGCGGAAATCAAGTGAAGATGATTCGCAATGAGTAAAATTTTTACTCGCGAAAATTAAATTCAGAATTTCCGAAGAAAGTTAATGCGAATGGCGCGCCGCAGGCGCGCCATTCATTTTACCTTCCTAAAATTTCCCATTTTCCATTCTCAATTCAAATAAAAAAGCACCGCTTTCGCGGTGCTTTTTCTGTAAAGCTTTCGTTATGCTTTAATAATCGTGTCTTTTGCCAAGACGACGATTCCCGAAGGCGTAACGTGGAACATTTTGCTATCGCGTTCCAAATCGTAGCCGATTTCAAAGCCGGCAGGAATGTGCAAGCCTTTTTCGATAATAGCACGGCGCACTTTTGCGCCCGGGCCAATCGTCACATCGGGGAAGAGAATGGATTCTTCGACGAGAGCATCTTTTTGAATGGACACCGCTGGCGAAAGCACGCTTTTGATGACGCGACCGCCACCAATCACGCAGCCCGCCGAAACGACGGAGTCAATCGCTGCGCCCGGGTGATCGGAATCGCCCGCACTGAAGAATCGAGCAGGGGGCTGATTCCAGTTGTAAGTGCGGATGGGCCAGTAATTGTTATACAAATCGAACGGCGGATTTTCGGAGCAAATGTCTAAGTTTGCGTCAAAGAATGCGTCGAGAGTTCCCACATCGCGCCAGTAACCTTTTGTTTCGGCACGTTCGCCGCGGACGATATTCGTGTTGAAATCGTAAACGTAAACAGGATAATTCGGATACAGCGCCGGGATAATGTCTTTGCCAAAGTCGGTTGCGCCTTCGCTAGAATGCTTCAACAATTCGCGGACAAGGAATTTGCTCGTGAAAATGTAATTTCCCATACTCGCTAAGCACCAGCCTGGACGTCCGGGCATTTGCTTTGGCTGTTTCGGCTTTTCTTCAAAGCCTATCATGCGATTGTCTTGGTCCACTTCGATAATGCCGAATTCGTGCGCTTCTTCGACGGGGACGGGAATCGCAGCGATGGTGAGAAGAGCTGCCCGCGAAAGATGGAAATCAATCATCTGATTAACGTCCATCTTGTAAATATGATCGCCGCCGAAAATGGCAACGATATCGGGACGTTCATCTGTAATCAAATTGATGTTTTGGAAAATGGCATCGGCGGTGCCTTTATACCAATCGCCACCTGTCCGCATCTGCGCCGGAACGAGGTCCACATATTGGTCTAAGCTTGCGTTCAAATTCCACGCTGCCGAAATATGTTTATTTAACGAATCGCTTTTGAATTGCGTCAAGACTTTGATTTTGAAAATTCCCGAATTGATGAAATTGTTCAAAACAAAATCGATAATACGATAAGTTCCGCCAAAGTGAACAGCGGGCTTGGCGCGGTCGCGAGTTAATGGCTGCAAACGGCTGCCTTGGCCGCCTGCCATGATCATGCAGAGAAAATTCTTGTTGTGTTCCCGATAGGACCAATTCATAAAAAATCCTTTCCAAAGTTTACACTTTTAATTTATGTAATTTTTGAAAAAATAGGCGAAATTTAGCAAAAAAAGGGAGAAGAAAAGAGAAAAACGCAGAATCGTCGCCTTTTTTATGGGAATGTAACTTTTCCTATCAATTTACAAAATTCTACTTTTTTGTGCAGTATCGTATTTTTGCAAAATTTTCTAAAAACTTTTACAATTTGACTCCGATTATTTGCTATTTTCTAATCGTTCGAATCAATCGAAACCTAACGTAAAACATAATAGGAGTTACCTATATGAGTCTTACTTTGAACGACATCAAGCACCCGAAAATTTCTACTTGGGTGAATGAAATGATCGCTATGTGCGAACCGGACAACGTGGTTGTTGTTGACGGTTCTCGCGAAGAATATGATGCTCTCATGCAGAAGTGCGTGAAGGCAGGTCTTGCAACACCGCTCAAGAAGAAGGAAAATTGCTACCTGTTCCGTTCTCTCCCGTCTGACGTGGCTCGTGTGGAATCCCGCACATTCATCTCTTCTGTGAAGGAAGAAGATGCAGGTCCGACCAACCACTGGATCGACCCGGCTCAGTTGAAGCAGACGATGCGCGAACTCTACAAGGGTTGTATGCACGGCCGTACCATGTATGTGATTCCGTTCTGCATGGGCCCGCTCGGTTCTGCTATTTCTAAGAACGGCATTGAAATTACCGACTCTGAATATGTTGTTCTCAACATGGACATCATGACTCGCGCTGGTAAGAAAGTTCTCGACATATTCAACGCAGACATCAATGCAGACTTCGTTCCGTGCCTCCACTCTGTGGGTAAGCCGCTCCGCAAGTGCGAAAGCGACAATGGCATTTGGCCATGCGCTGACGTGGAATACAAGTACATCACTCAATTCCCGGAAGAACACCTTGTTTGGTCCTACGGTTCGGGCTACGGTGGAAACGCTCTTCTCGGTAAGAAGTGCTTCGCTCTCCGTATCGCAACCGTTCTCGCTCGCGACGAAGGCTGGCTCGCTGAACACATGCTCATCCTCAAGCTCACCAACCCGAAGGGCGAAGTCAAGTATGTGACTGGCGCATTCCCGTCTGCTTGCGGTAAGACAAACCTCGCGATGCTCATCCCGACAATTCCGGGCTGGAAGGTCGAAACCATCGGTGACGATATCGCATGGATGAAGTTTGGTAAGGACGGTCGTCTTTATGCAATCAACCCGGAAGCTGGCTTCTTTGGCGTTGCTCCGGGAACTTCTGCAGAATCCAATAAGAACGCTCTTATCTCTGCAGAAAAGAACACCATTTACACGAACTGCGCTCTCACTGAAGACGGTGACGTTTGGTGGGAAGGCATCGGCTACCCGGCTAAGGGCAAGCTCGTTGACTGGAAGGGCAAGACTCGTGACGCTCTCCCGAAGGACAAGGCTCCGAAGGGCGAAGAAATGGCTCACCCGAATGCTCGTTTCACCGCTCCGGCAAAACAGTGCCCGTGCATTGCGAAGGAATGGGAAGATCCGGCTGGCGTTCCTATCAGCGCTATCCTCTTCGGTGGTCGTCGTCCGTCTACAATTCCTCTGGTTCATCAGTCTCTCAGCTGGAACCACGGTGTGTTCCTTGGCTCGATCGTGGGTTCGGAAATCACCGCTGCTTCTACCATTGATGCATCTCAGGTCGGTAAGATCCGTCGTGACCCGTTCGCGATTCTCCCGTTCTGCGGCTACAACATGGGCGACTACTTCAAACACTGGATTGAAATCGGTAAGAAGACTTCTGAAGACAAGCTCCCGAAGATCTTCTACGTGAACTGGTTCCGCAAGGATCCGAACAACGCTAAGCTTCCTGGTGGCTTTATGTGGCCGGGTTACGGCGACAACTCTCGCGTTCTCGCTTGGATTTTCGACCGTTGCGATGGTGTTGATAACGCTAAGGAAACTCCGATCGGTTACATGCCGAAGGATGGAGCCATCAATACTGAAGGCCTCGCTGATTACTACAAGGAAACCTTGCCGGAAATCACGAAGGTTGATGTAGAAGGCTGGAAGAAGGAACTTGCTGACGTGAAGGAAAATCACTA
This genomic window contains:
- the glgC gene encoding glucose-1-phosphate adenylyltransferase: MNWSYREHNKNFLCMIMAGGQGSRLQPLTRDRAKPAVHFGGTYRIIDFVLNNFINSGIFKIKVLTQFKSDSLNKHISAAWNLNASLDQYVDLVPAQMRTGGDWYKGTADAIFQNINLITDERPDIVAIFGGDHIYKMDVNQMIDFHLSRAALLTIAAIPVPVEEAHEFGIIEVDQDNRMIGFEEKPKQPKQMPGRPGWCLASMGNYIFTSKFLVRELLKHSSEGATDFGKDIIPALYPNYPVYVYDFNTNIVRGERAETKGYWRDVGTLDAFFDANLDICSENPPFDLYNNYWPIRTYNWNQPPARFFSAGDSDHPGAAIDSVVSAGCVIGGGRVIKSVLSPAVSIQKDALVEESILFPDVTIGPGAKVRRAIIEKGLHIPAGFEIGYDLERDSKMFHVTPSGIVVLAKDTIIKA
- a CDS encoding phosphoenolpyruvate carboxykinase (GTP); this translates as MSLTLNDIKHPKISTWVNEMIAMCEPDNVVVVDGSREEYDALMQKCVKAGLATPLKKKENCYLFRSLPSDVARVESRTFISSVKEEDAGPTNHWIDPAQLKQTMRELYKGCMHGRTMYVIPFCMGPLGSAISKNGIEITDSEYVVLNMDIMTRAGKKVLDIFNADINADFVPCLHSVGKPLRKCESDNGIWPCADVEYKYITQFPEEHLVWSYGSGYGGNALLGKKCFALRIATVLARDEGWLAEHMLILKLTNPKGEVKYVTGAFPSACGKTNLAMLIPTIPGWKVETIGDDIAWMKFGKDGRLYAINPEAGFFGVAPGTSAESNKNALISAEKNTIYTNCALTEDGDVWWEGIGYPAKGKLVDWKGKTRDALPKDKAPKGEEMAHPNARFTAPAKQCPCIAKEWEDPAGVPISAILFGGRRPSTIPLVHQSLSWNHGVFLGSIVGSEITAASTIDASQVGKIRRDPFAILPFCGYNMGDYFKHWIEIGKKTSEDKLPKIFYVNWFRKDPNNAKLPGGFMWPGYGDNSRVLAWIFDRCDGVDNAKETPIGYMPKDGAINTEGLADYYKETLPEITKVDVEGWKKELADVKENHYPKFGKHLPKELSEIIDMIQDRLNKA
- a CDS encoding glycoside hydrolase family 11 protein yields the protein MQNPFWKMAKLSAVAALGMFTANAFAVDACKDDMGHVGSGHVVSGNRTGSISGTQWGYEQWSAGGSNSMTYYDNGTFKAEWTNNDDYLARVGFRYGDNGPGVDHTTKHYTVDYKYTKTGKASYGYIGVYGWTVNPQVEYYIVDDWYSQPNENYVGKKFGEITVDGATYTVHAFLRQQEASKTGTSTFLQIFSIRKTPRQCGHIDISAHFKKWDELFTGQTAELKGSKGGGSTTLKFGKVTEVMLMNEAGGNATGTVDYTYFAMSDNGESSEVTPVEPVKEIERRPFQGVKAKIPGVIEAENFDEGNNEVSYYDDSETVEEGANTEYRGENYFVDIVGTGDGYAVGYTTAGEWLEYTVDIAAAGEYTAEALLVNGATDGSISISVDGEKAGEIAFTKSADEKWETYAPASGKVKLPAGEHIIRVTFEDGYSNLDKITFKALDDTGIHSSLRLQTAAGTYQVFDMQGRILGSIQVSAGSSLSDALRARFQNAGAFLVKRGNQVKMIRNE